A single Lactuca sativa cultivar Salinas chromosome 8, Lsat_Salinas_v11, whole genome shotgun sequence DNA region contains:
- the LOC111888434 gene encoding ubiquinone biosynthesis protein COQ4 homolog, mitochondrial, with protein sequence MAEGFGRVRLKGWQQAAVALGSAVGALVDPRRADLIAALGETTGKPAFQRVLQRMKSNPQGREILLDRPRVISKNVGHAWDLPENTFGAAYAKFMGSRNFSPDDRPPVRFMETDELAYVAMRAREVHDFWHTLFGLPTNLIGESALKVIEFEQMLLPMCFLSVIGGTARFSDKQRVLFYRHYFPWAVRAGMKATDLMCVYYEKHFDEDLEDVRRRWGIIPAPTV encoded by the exons AAGGGTTGGCAGCAGGCTGCAGTTGCCCTTGGGTCTGCAGTTGGTGCATTAGTGGATCCAAGAAGAGCCGATTTGATAGCTGCTTTAGGGGAAACAACTGGAAAACCTGCTTTTCAAAGAGTTCTTCAAAGAATGAAATCAAACCCTCAAGGCAGA GAAATACTATTGGATAGGCCACGTGTCATCTCCAAAAATGTCGGGCACGCGTGGGACCTGCCCGAGAACACGTTTGGGGCAGCATATGCAAAGTTCATGGGATCAAGAAACTTCTCACCAGACGATAGGCCACCTGTAAGGTTCATGGAAACTGATGAGCTGGCATATGTCGCCATGCGTGCACGTGAAGTGCATGATTTTTGGCACACCCTTTTTGGCCTTCCAACAAATTTGATTGGTGAGTCAGCATTGAAAGTCATAGAATTTGAGCAAATGTTGCTTCCGATGTGTTTCTTGTCTGTTATTGGTGGGACCGCTAGGTTTAGTGACAAGCAACGGGTGTTGTTTTATCGTCATTATTTTCCTTGGGCAGTTCGGGCAGGTATGAAAGCCACTGACCTTATGTGTGTTTATTATGAGAAGCATTTTGATGAAGATTTAGAGGATGTGAGGAGGAGATGGGGTATCATTCCCGCTCCTACTGTTTAA
- the LOC111888426 gene encoding serine/threonine-protein kinase 1 isoform X1: MDFSPAARRTSRKPTKSELYSTFVVHSDEEDDDAQTQKNPKKVDAGDIYATMLCKDDDDPNDDESLPPLLKHLPKDFGADVDSDDDGESISGTMIVKPDRRRVQSPYRREESDEEEDEDEEGTGFGTFVVRSKDTESESVSGTFVRRTSGGSGGMSTMSRAVASMQAVGEGFGRPRKGSATPTSSSQDEEGGYSRKQTSKMSSGSIADSVTREDPSTKYELLHELGKGSYGSVYKARDLKTSEMVAIKVISLSEGEEGYEEIRGEIEMLQQCSHPNVVRYLGSYQGEEYLWIVMEYCGGGSVADLMNVTDEALEEYQIAYICTEALKGLSYLHSIFKVHRDIKGGNILLTEQGEVKLGDFGVAAQLTRTMSKRNTFIGTPHWMAPEVIQESRYDGKVDVWALGVSAIEMAEGLPPRSNVHPMRVLFMISIEPAPMLEDKEKWSLVFHDFIAKCLTKDPRIRPTASELLKHKFIEKCKSGASAMLPKLEKAKINRAAMALEAEHVASETIPGYGTLGAKMNEEYGDTVPSKPHQVPNGGVPLVGGSVKPDALEEEREGDFGSVIIHGGVDIEKTAAKTPSAQMTKEPSSSSAHGQILSMADPGEDSVSPWLTKKVTTVETPGTEPTSQATGTNGGVITGTTKNEGVNRKALDKLWSIYAAGNTVPIPFLRATDISPIALLSENVLGSQHLDNVGNVAVEALQDLFTSDGQSNKKNRRQNELPLPPSVYQRLTSSPTLMNLAQALSYHKMCYEEMPLQELQATQEQQTIQNLCDTLRTILRL; encoded by the exons ATGGACTTTTCTCCGGCTGCTCGCCGGACGAGCAGAAAGCCGACAAAGTCAGAGCTCTACTCAACGTTTGTAGTTCATAGCGATGAGGAAGATGACGATGCCCAAACTCAAAAGAACCCTAAAAAGGTAGATGCAGGAGATATATACGCTACAATGCTATGTAAAGACGATGACGATCCAAACGACGACGAATCACTACCTCCTCTCCTCAAGCACCTGCCGAAAGACTTCGGAGCCGATGTAGATTCCGACGACGATGGAGAAAGCATCTCCGGCACAATGATTGTAAAACCTGATCGTAGACGCGTGCAATCTCCGTATAGGAGAGAGGAATCcgacgaagaagaagatgaagatgaagaaggcaCTGGTTTTGGGACGTTTGTGGTGAGATCGAAGGATACAGAGAGTGAGTCAGTATCCGGGACATTTGTGCGGCGGACTAGTGGCGGCAGTGGCGGGATGTCAACAATGAGTAGGGCGGTTGCTAGTATGCAGGCGGTAGGAGAAGGATTTGGGAGGCCAAGGAAAGGGAGTGCTACGCCAACATCATCTTCACAGGATGAAGAAGGAGGGTATTCACGGAAGCAGACTAGTAAAATGTCTTCGGGTTCGATTGCGGATAGTGTTACGAGAGAAGATCCATCTACCAAGTACGAATTGCTTCATGAACTTG GAAAAGGTTCTTATGGGTCTGTTTACAAAGCTCGTGATTTAAAAACTTCAGAAATGGTTGCAATCAAAGTGATATCATTATCTGAAGGG gaaGAAGGGTATGAAGAAATTCGTGGTGAAATAGAGATGTTACAGCAATGCAGTCATCCTAATGTTGTTCGTTATTTAGGAAGCTATCAGGGTGAGGAGTACCTTTGG ATTGTAATGGAGTATTGTGGTGGAGGAAGTGTTGCTGATTTAATGAATGTTACTGATGAGGCTTTAGAGGAGTACCAAATAGCATATATATGTACTGAAGCATTGAAGGGTTTATCCTATTTGCACTCCATTTTCAAAGTGCATCGCGATATTAAGGGTGGTAATATTTTATTAACTGAACAAGGAGAGGTGAAGTTGG GTGATTTTGGTGTTGCTGCACAACTAACAAGAACAATGTCCAAACGTAATACG TTTATTGGTACTCCCCATTGGATGGCTCCAGAGGTTATCCAGGAAAGTAGATATGATGGGAAg GTAGATGTGTGGGCCCTTGGGGTGTCTGCAATAGAAATGGCTGAG ggCCTTCCTCCAAGATCAAATGTGCATCCAATGAGG GTGTTATTTATGATTTCCATTGAACCAGCTCCTATGCTTGAAGATAAAGAGAAATG GTCTCTTGTGTTCCATGATTTCATTGCAAAATGCCTTACAAAAGACCCTCGTATACGCCCCACTGCTTCTGAGCTGTTAAAG cataaattcatagaaaaatgcaAATCTGGAGCTTCTGCAATGTTGCCCAAGCTTGAGAAGGCAAAGATAAATAGGGCTGCTATGGCTTTGGAAGCAGAACATGTTGCTTCAGAGACCATACCTGGATACGGG ACACTTGGAGCAAAAATGAATGAAGAATATGGAGATACTGTTCCATCTAAGCCTCATCAAGTGCCTAATGGAGGAGTACCTCTTGTGGGTGGTTCAGTAAAACCTGATGCTCTAGAAGAGGAAAGAGAAG GTGATTTTGGAAGCGTGATAATCCATGGTGGAGTTGATATAGAGAAAACAGCTGCTAAAACACCATCGGCTCAAATGACTAAAGAGCCCTCATCCTCGTCAGCACATGGTCAAATCTTGTCAATGGCTGATCCTGGAGAAGATTCAGTTAGTCCATG GTTGACCAAGAAAGTTACTACAGTTGAAACACCGGGTACCGAACCCACATCACAAGCTACGGGAACCAATGGTGGTGTCATCACGGGGACAACTAAGAATGAAGGTGTTAATCGCAAAGCACTAGACAAG CTGTGGTCGATATATGCTGCTGGGAACACAGTGCCGATTCCATTTTTAAGGGCAACGGATATATCTCCAATTGCATTGTTGTCTGAGAATGTGCTTGGAAGTCAACATTTGGATAATGTTGGAAATGTCGCTGTTGAAGCATTACAAGACCTTTTCACTAGCGATGGACAGTCTAATAAGAAGAACCGAAGACAGAATGAG